TTTTGGCATCGAGGGTAGGAGTTCGAGTAGGATTGGAAATCAAAAGAGTTGCGTCATGCTGAGCTTGTCGAAGCATCTCTACCGCTTCGTCGAAACAACTCTGACGAAGCGGTAGAGATGCTTCGACAAGCTCAGCATGACTGTTTAGGAGTTTTCAAGCATGCTCTTATTGGGCTCCAGTGGTCTTGTCCGCAATGCGGAAATAATCAAAATCGGCATAGCCGCCGGGGTTCTTGGTGGCGTAGTTAAACAGCCCGAACCGGTAACCCATAAAGTGGGGCAGCGTGTAAGTCATCTTAAGTGGCCCACCAATAGCTTTCCACGTTTTGCCATCGAGACTGTAGAAGAAAGTCGCCACGTCTTTGCGCTCCGTGAAGTCACATTCCGCCTTGAAGTACACCGTGTTCTGCGTCAGCGGCAGGCGTTGCAGTTCCACAGGCCTCTCCGATTGAGCGCTAATCATGACGATGGATTTGGCGCCGTTGCGGTAATCTACCCCTACCAGGCCGTAGCGCTTTTGCAAAAGGGCTAGGCCGGCAAAATCACCGTCTTTCAGGTGTGACACGTCGAGGGCTGTGGTGCCGGCGCTAGTGGGGCCGATGGTGCGCTGGGTGAGGGTGTTGCGCGCCAGCAGAAAAGAAGTGTCTACGCGGCTAGTTTTGAGGCGCAGGTAGCCGGGGCGGTCGGTGAGCGACCAGAGGGATTTTTCAGGGTTATGGTTCCATTGCCACACCAGCGGCAGGGCAGGCTCGCCCTTGCGCCGGGCAAACTCATCCGACGCTACGATGCCCGGAATCAAGCCCTTGCTGGCGGGTAGAGCCAATGTTTGGGGTACTTTGCCATCCGTGCCCAGCACCGGCCAGCCATTGGCCCAGGTTACCGGCACTAGGTAGGGAATGCGGCCCACGGCCCCGTAGTCGCGGAACAGGTAGGAAAACCACCGCCCATCGGGCGTGTCGATGAGGCCGCCCTGCGCCACCCCTAGGTCTTGCAGCGCCACTCGGCCTTCGTAGGGACCCGTGAGTTTGTCGGCTCGGTGCACCACCACGGTGCGCATGCCGCCCTTCGGCCACGTGATGTTGAAGAGGTAGTACTTGCCCTTGATTTTGAACAGCTGCGAGCCTTCGGCGGGTAGGCCGCTGTTAGTACCAGACGGAGCACTCGCGTTTTCAATTAGAACCTGCTCCTTAGCACCGGGCTTCACACCCGAGGCATCGGCCGTCAACTCAATCAGTTGCAGCTTACCAGAACCGTACACCATGTACACGCGGCCATCGTCGTCGAAGAACAAGGAATGGTCGTGGTAGCTCGGCTTGAACGACACAGCTTTCCAAGGCCCTTTCTCGATGTTCTTGGTCGAATAGATATAGGTCTTGCCCGTCGTTTGGGCGAAGGTCGAAACGTAGTACGTACCCTGGTGAAACCGCAAGCTGCTCGCCCACGACCCGCGGCCGTAGGTGCTCTTACCGTTGCGAAGCGTTAGCTCGTCCTGGCTACCTAGGGTATCGGAGGCGTAGCTAACCAAGTGCCAGTTCACCAGGTCCTTGGACTTCATGATGGGCACGCCCGGACTCATGTGCATGGTCGTGCTGCTCATGTAGTAGGTGTCCCCTACCCGTATCATCGACAGGTCCGGCACGTCGGCGTAGATGATGGGATTTTGCGCCTGCTTCACCTGCGCCAGTAGCGGCGAGGTAACGGCAGATGCAAAGGCAATTCCGGCAAGTAAGGCGCTCTGCTTCAGTAAGTAATTCATGGACAAAAAATGACCAGTGCAAGGGTGGGATTAGGGTTGCGCGGGCTTGATAGCCTGGTACTTGCCGCTCAAGTGCATCAGGCTGAACAGGTACAACAGGCCATCGTAGTAGGGGTCGAAGTAGCCATCCTCGTAGGGCGCCAGCTTGGCGTTCCAGAGCGCGTGCACGAAGGCTAGGTTCGGGTCTTGGTGCATAAGCGAGGCCGCCCCGCTGGTAGCCACCAGCCCCAGCGAATGCCGCAGCTTCTTGACGTCGCCGGCAGGCAAGATGAAATCAGGCCGCGAGCCATCCACGTTGAATTGGTCCTCGAACGTGTTTAAGCCCTTGCCGCGCAAAAACCCCTGAAACCGCCGCGCATACTGCTCCTGCCAGGCTTTGTCCTTGCCAAACCACACGTAGTCCATGGCGATGTTCATGGGCACCCGCCACGAATCGTAGCGAAACGCCGGCGGCGCCCACTTGGTGGCGTGGGGCTTGCCACTAAACTCGGTGTAGTCGTAGTTAAGGCCGGTAGGCGCGCTGCACGCTCGGTGCAGAAATGCCCGCGACGTGTCGGCGCAGGTCCGGTAAAACTGCTCGTGTCCGTCCTTGGCGTAGGTGGCCCACACTTCCAGAAAAGCCGGCAGGTGGTAGGACGGGTCGGTCCAGTTGTAGCCGTCGCCGACTGGCACGAAGGTTATCTGCTTGTGTTCGGTATTCAGCAAGTTTCGCACGCCGCCGGTGCCGTCCTTTTTCCACGAGGCATCCAGGATGCGGCGGGCCTCCTTATAGTAATTGATGCCGGTCGCGTTGCCCCAGCGGTTGGACGCAAAGAGCAGGCTAGTAACAAAATACAGCTCGCCATCCGAAGCCGGCCCCTCCGAATTAAGCTTCATCGTGGTGGTGCTAAAACTCCAAGCGAAGTAGCCTTCCAGCGGCCCGCTCTGATGCTGCAAGTTCTTCTTCGACCAGCGCCAGAGGCGGTCAAACACCTCCTTCTTATTGAGCTGCACGGCTACCATCATCCCGTACGACATGCCTTCGGTGCGGGCATCGTGGTTTTTCACGTCCGACACGTAGGCCATCGAGTCGCCCACCTCGAAGTACACCTTGTTAGGCCCTTCAAATACATCGTGGTAGGCCTGCGTTACCTTCTGGTCGATAGCGGCTTGGCTGTAGCCCGCCTCCCGCAGCAAGCTTGGGTACTTGCCCGTGTAAAAAGCTCCCTTCTGCGTGGTGGGCGCTTGTTTAGGTTTAGGCGCGCGCTGGGCAGCCGCGCTACCTAGGCCAGCGCATTGCAGGCCAAGCAGGAGCAAGCCTACTCGGCTGCGGTGAAGGAAAGAAAGGCGGGCATTCATAGAATGGAAATAAGGGGCGGCGGGGCGGCATTTCGCACGGGTTTCCCGCTCGGTGAGGGGGTAGGAAGAATTGCTGGAAGGACCTAGGGCTGCACCACGAAGCCGCCCCGCGCGGGCAGCGTCACGCTGACGGTGTTGCCCGCCACGGCCCGCGTGCTGAAGCTGCGGTTGGTGGCCCCGTCGGTGATGAGCGTGCCGCTCTTTAGGCCGAGTTTGCCTAGGTCAACTTGAATGGTTTTGGGCGCGTCGGTGGCGTTAATGCCGGCCACGTACCACCCGCCGCTAGGTGCCTGGCGAGCCAGCACCGCGTACTCGCCGGGGAAGCCGTCTACCAGCTTCACATCGGCCCAGCGTGGGGGTAGCTTTTTCACGAAATCCTGCACGTATGCCGGCTGCGCGGCCATGCCCTCAGGCACCTCGGCGTAGTGCTGAATGCCCGATTGAAACACCACCGACAAAGCCAGTTCAAAGGCATTGGAGGTGCGGCGCTCTTTGCCCCGAATCTCCGAGAAGGCCATGGGCGTGAAGTCCATCGGACCCACCGCGTTGCGGGTGAAGGGCAGCGTGGCGCAGTGGGTGGGCTCCTGGTCGGTGTTGCGCTGGTCGAAGGTCAGGAACTCGAAGCCCTTCACGGCTTCCATCGTCATTAGGTTGGGGTAAGTGCGGTTCCAACCCCTAGGTAGGGTAGCGCCGTGGAAATTCACCAGCAGGCCCACCTGGGCGGCATCCGTGAGGATGTCCTGGTAGTAGTTCATAAACGACTGCCCATCGCCCCCGAAGAAGTCGATTTTCACCCCAGCCACGCCCATTTGCTTGATGCGGGCAAACTCCTTGCGCCGGCTTTCGGGCTCAAAAAGTACGTTGGTAGGGGTTTGCGGGGCCTGGTTCCAGTGGCCGTTGGAGTTATACCACACCAGCAGGCCCACGTTTTTGGAGCGCGCATACTGGGCTAGCTCCTGCGTTTTTTCGTAACCTATCTGCTTGTCCCATAGCGCATCGACTAGGCAGTAGCGCCAGCCCATGTTGGCGGAGTAGTCGATGAAGCGGCGCTGCACGTCATAGGTG
This Hymenobacter sp. GOD-10R DNA region includes the following protein-coding sequences:
- a CDS encoding glycoside hydrolase family 97 protein; translation: MRLFPLLCLLAFPLAAAQAAHPIRISSPDGAVLVTVDVTAQGQPTYAVRYRQAELLRPSHLGLRLASADLTQGLKLTKADKQTAVADDYQLATDKRANCRYRANRRVLHFAGAAGAPQLSVVFQVSNDGVAFQYVLEGPSQEVQHIKAESTTFHLPAGAKGWLHPHAKAQTGFANTQPSYEENYQRGIAAGTPSTIGQGWSFPALFQTNGHWVLLTEAGMGRTYAGTHLAHESPDAEYAVAFPQPPEKTTPDAALLPESRLPWSTPWRVVVVGNSLAPIVESTLTTDLSASAKTPVLTDAPGKSSWSWVLLGDQNTTYDVQRRFIDYSANMGWRYCLVDALWDKQIGYEKTQELAQYARSKNVGLLVWYNSNGHWNQAPQTPTNVLFEPESRRKEFARIKQMGVAGVKIDFFGGDGQSFMNYYQDILTDAAQVGLLVNFHGATLPRGWNRTYPNLMTMEAVKGFEFLTFDQRNTDQEPTHCATLPFTRNAVGPMDFTPMAFSEIRGKERRTSNAFELALSVVFQSGIQHYAEVPEGMAAQPAYVQDFVKKLPPRWADVKLVDGFPGEYAVLARQAPSGGWYVAGINATDAPKTIQVDLGKLGLKSGTLITDGATNRSFSTRAVAGNTVSVTLPARGGFVVQP
- a CDS encoding glycoside hydrolase 43 family protein; amino-acid sequence: MNYLLKQSALLAGIAFASAVTSPLLAQVKQAQNPIIYADVPDLSMIRVGDTYYMSSTTMHMSPGVPIMKSKDLVNWHLVSYASDTLGSQDELTLRNGKSTYGRGSWASSLRFHQGTYYVSTFAQTTGKTYIYSTKNIEKGPWKAVSFKPSYHDHSLFFDDDGRVYMVYGSGKLQLIELTADASGVKPGAKEQVLIENASAPSGTNSGLPAEGSQLFKIKGKYYLFNITWPKGGMRTVVVHRADKLTGPYEGRVALQDLGVAQGGLIDTPDGRWFSYLFRDYGAVGRIPYLVPVTWANGWPVLGTDGKVPQTLALPASKGLIPGIVASDEFARRKGEPALPLVWQWNHNPEKSLWSLTDRPGYLRLKTSRVDTSFLLARNTLTQRTIGPTSAGTTALDVSHLKDGDFAGLALLQKRYGLVGVDYRNGAKSIVMISAQSERPVELQRLPLTQNTVYFKAECDFTERKDVATFFYSLDGKTWKAIGGPLKMTYTLPHFMGYRFGLFNYATKNPGGYADFDYFRIADKTTGAQ
- a CDS encoding glycosyl hydrolase family 8 yields the protein MNARLSFLHRSRVGLLLLGLQCAGLGSAAAQRAPKPKQAPTTQKGAFYTGKYPSLLREAGYSQAAIDQKVTQAYHDVFEGPNKVYFEVGDSMAYVSDVKNHDARTEGMSYGMMVAVQLNKKEVFDRLWRWSKKNLQHQSGPLEGYFAWSFSTTTMKLNSEGPASDGELYFVTSLLFASNRWGNATGINYYKEARRILDASWKKDGTGGVRNLLNTEHKQITFVPVGDGYNWTDPSYHLPAFLEVWATYAKDGHEQFYRTCADTSRAFLHRACSAPTGLNYDYTEFSGKPHATKWAPPAFRYDSWRVPMNIAMDYVWFGKDKAWQEQYARRFQGFLRGKGLNTFEDQFNVDGSRPDFILPAGDVKKLRHSLGLVATSGAASLMHQDPNLAFVHALWNAKLAPYEDGYFDPYYDGLLYLFSLMHLSGKYQAIKPAQP